The following proteins come from a genomic window of Vallitaleaceae bacterium 9-2:
- a CDS encoding helix-turn-helix domain-containing protein, with amino-acid sequence MLYIHFHQTIIQSMFHLNELSHLDIVWFSRNYREEYSFISHSIPSAIDFNIAKEFPLIEEKIFDSSGLTYCCAATHGFLEFIFIPLMYEDVKEGFIRIGPFLSTVLQETQISQLFHALKLSVRDQQHLRHYYEALPLLASNTNANLGYLGMNLFGQSMPIVRESHYQSEHSAIISNDIHSSTTENIALIEERYKHEHLLRQAFRENNRALLDTVIHYFETSANFRDRVPKNPLRSTKNLAFAYNTVLRHASEDAGLHPVYLDRLSFKYALLIEQSTTRTQVRQLHREMFNGYFNAVSKYVFKQYSPFVQRVIHYIQLNIDKTLTPSHLAKHFHVQASNLSTLFKKETGKTISTFVHELQIAEACYYLETTTLTVSEISTMLGINDANYFTRLFKKIKKMPPSVYRKGHFKY; translated from the coding sequence TCCACCAGACCATTATCCAAAGTATGTTCCATCTAAACGAATTGTCCCATTTAGATATTGTCTGGTTTTCCAGAAACTATCGTGAGGAATATAGTTTTATCAGCCACTCTATTCCCAGCGCAATTGATTTTAATATTGCCAAAGAGTTTCCTCTCATCGAAGAAAAAATATTTGACTCTTCCGGATTGACCTATTGCTGTGCTGCAACTCACGGTTTTCTAGAATTTATCTTCATCCCATTAATGTATGAAGACGTCAAAGAAGGCTTCATACGCATTGGTCCTTTTCTTTCTACTGTACTTCAGGAAACTCAAATTAGTCAACTGTTTCATGCCCTCAAATTATCTGTACGTGATCAACAGCATCTTCGCCACTATTACGAAGCATTACCCTTGCTTGCGAGTAATACCAATGCCAATCTTGGGTATTTGGGTATGAATCTTTTTGGTCAATCGATGCCTATTGTCCGTGAAAGTCATTATCAATCAGAGCATTCGGCTATCATTTCCAATGACATCCATAGCTCAACGACGGAAAATATTGCTCTTATTGAAGAACGATATAAACATGAACATCTTCTTCGTCAAGCCTTTCGTGAAAATAATCGTGCATTGCTTGATACGGTCATCCATTATTTTGAGACATCTGCAAATTTTCGAGATCGCGTGCCCAAAAATCCACTCCGTTCCACCAAAAATCTTGCCTTTGCCTATAACACTGTTTTGCGCCATGCCTCTGAAGACGCCGGTTTACACCCTGTATATCTTGATCGTCTCTCCTTTAAGTATGCCTTGCTAATCGAACAATCAACAACAAGGACTCAAGTACGCCAATTACATCGCGAGATGTTCAACGGGTATTTTAATGCGGTCTCAAAATATGTATTCAAACAATATTCTCCATTTGTTCAGCGTGTCATTCACTATATTCAACTAAATATTGACAAGACACTGACACCTTCACATTTGGCAAAACATTTTCATGTACAGGCTTCCAATTTATCTACTCTCTTTAAAAAAGAAACCGGAAAGACCATTTCAACTTTTGTACACGAACTCCAAATAGCTGAAGCCTGTTATTACCTTGAGACCACCACGCTTACAGTCAGCGAGATAAGCACGATGCTTGGCATTAACGACGCCAATTATTTTACCCGTCTGTTTAAAAAAATAAAAAAAATGCCCCCTAGCGTCTATCGAAAAGGGCATTTTAAATACTAA
- a CDS encoding glycosyl hydrolase family 65 protein, whose product MSNDNQWKYIETEIDRQEYLKNESLMTISNGYLSLRGSYEEANLSFGHHGTYLNGFYEFYDLNYGEKFTAYPQQSQVMLNLADPKVVQVYVDDEELSLESSLISNYKRELDLQTGCLNRAFRWETKKGTVATICSTRFASSIHKHLICMKYTIQFHEGEGNYEVKSMIATQRHNISKEDDPRIGVEFKEEPMTIIRHEENANMLLVSGTTKYSKLQYNCHVFNTFCVNDEKVKVEANTWAGTFNQDTMLTLYKYIWMDKNEQEDGKAQVIELAKAGYAARLKEHQAWWRQQWESMDIVIKGDESMQKAIRLNLYHLTQNVGKDGYTNISAKAMTGEGYEGHYFWDTEIYMLPFYIYTNPDIAKALLMFRYNTLEKARIRSKQMGHQQGVLFPWRTINGEECSSFFPAGTAQYHINADIAYGIKLYYEATQDWEFMQDFGLELLLEIANLWLDIGHVDYQGRFCIHEVTGPDEYSCLVNNNTYTNIMVQDAFMFLLKLLSEDKSKEKRHNLKVSTLLEGFDYAKAKKAVKDMYVPYDQTLQIYAQDDGFLSKPVWDFKNTPKENYPLLMHYHPLTLYRHQVCKQADVVLAELLQPTRFSLEQKRRDFEYYEKITTHDSSLSNCIYGIMAAELDELDKSYEYYMKTAKTDIEDIHHNAKDGIHAANMAGAWLGIVYGFAGFRMEDNMPKFRPQIPKNWEEYSFCMKIKNQIYEVHVTQEDTKIIKK is encoded by the coding sequence ATGTCAAATGATAATCAGTGGAAATATATAGAAACAGAAATTGACAGACAAGAGTATTTGAAAAATGAATCATTGATGACCATAAGCAATGGATACTTAAGCCTTCGAGGAAGTTATGAAGAAGCGAATCTATCTTTTGGACATCACGGGACGTACTTGAATGGATTCTATGAATTTTATGATCTCAATTATGGGGAAAAATTCACTGCCTATCCGCAACAAAGTCAAGTAATGTTAAATTTAGCGGATCCAAAAGTGGTCCAAGTCTATGTAGATGATGAAGAACTATCCTTAGAAAGTAGCTTGATATCAAACTATAAGCGTGAACTGGACTTACAAACAGGATGTTTAAACCGTGCGTTTAGATGGGAGACAAAAAAAGGAACGGTTGCTACTATATGCTCGACACGTTTTGCATCCAGTATTCATAAACATCTGATATGCATGAAATACACCATTCAGTTTCATGAAGGGGAAGGGAACTATGAAGTAAAATCGATGATTGCGACGCAACGCCATAACATTAGTAAGGAAGATGATCCTAGAATAGGTGTCGAATTTAAAGAAGAACCGATGACCATTATACGTCATGAAGAAAATGCGAATATGCTTTTGGTCAGTGGAACAACAAAATATTCCAAGTTGCAGTATAACTGTCATGTGTTTAATACGTTTTGCGTCAATGATGAGAAGGTCAAGGTAGAGGCGAATACGTGGGCAGGAACGTTTAATCAGGACACGATGCTTACATTATATAAATATATTTGGATGGACAAAAATGAGCAAGAGGATGGGAAGGCTCAAGTTATAGAATTGGCAAAAGCCGGTTATGCGGCAAGGCTAAAAGAGCATCAAGCATGGTGGCGCCAACAGTGGGAAAGCATGGATATTGTCATAAAAGGTGATGAGAGTATGCAAAAAGCTATTCGCTTAAACCTATATCATCTAACCCAAAATGTGGGAAAAGACGGCTATACGAATATAAGCGCAAAAGCAATGACAGGGGAAGGTTATGAAGGGCATTACTTTTGGGACACAGAAATCTATATGCTTCCATTTTATATTTATACAAATCCAGACATTGCAAAAGCCCTTTTGATGTTTCGCTATAATACCCTTGAAAAGGCAAGAATCCGTAGCAAGCAGATGGGACATCAACAAGGCGTCCTATTTCCTTGGCGTACAATTAATGGTGAAGAATGTTCATCGTTTTTTCCGGCAGGAACTGCACAATATCATATTAATGCAGATATTGCATATGGAATCAAGCTCTATTATGAGGCAACCCAAGATTGGGAGTTTATGCAAGACTTTGGTTTGGAGCTTTTGCTTGAGATTGCAAATCTGTGGTTAGATATTGGGCATGTCGATTATCAAGGACGCTTTTGTATTCATGAGGTTACAGGGCCAGATGAGTATTCTTGTTTAGTGAATAATAATACATACACCAATATTATGGTGCAAGATGCATTTATGTTTTTACTCAAGCTCTTGTCAGAGGATAAGAGCAAGGAAAAACGCCATAATCTAAAGGTGTCAACCTTATTAGAGGGATTTGATTATGCGAAGGCCAAAAAGGCTGTAAAAGATATGTATGTGCCTTATGATCAAACGTTACAGATTTATGCCCAAGATGATGGGTTTTTATCAAAACCGGTATGGGATTTTAAGAATACGCCTAAGGAAAACTACCCACTATTGATGCACTATCATCCGTTGACACTATATAGGCATCAGGTATGTAAACAAGCAGATGTAGTTTTGGCAGAGCTATTGCAGCCGACAAGATTTTCCTTAGAACAAAAGAGGCGAGATTTTGAGTATTATGAAAAAATAACGACACATGATTCCTCGTTGTCAAATTGTATCTATGGTATTATGGCGGCAGAACTGGATGAGCTGGATAAAAGCTATGAATACTATATGAAAACGGCAAAAACAGATATCGAGGATATCCATCATAATGCCAAGGATGGTATACATGCTGCCAATATGGCAGGAGCCTGGTTGGGGATTGTCTACGGTTTTGCAGGATTTAGAATGGAAGATAATATGCCAAAGTTTCGTCCGCAAATCCCCAAAAACTGGGAGGAATATTCTTTTTGTATGAAAATTAAGAATCAGATTTATGAAGTTCATGTGACCCAGGAAGATACGAAGATAATAAAAAAATAG
- a CDS encoding carbohydrate ABC transporter permease gives MKKIMRIVAEIGFILLCMVYLSPVYIVVTNAFKNRAELYENMLALPHSLDFVYFVEAMEKMHIVQAFKNSFIVTSTSLFVIVILASMAAWMIVRVDNIVSKVLFMVFVATMLIPFQTLMMPLMQVMSSLSQKTGLPFINSLFGLVYMNLGFGASMAVFLYHGFIKAIPRSLEEAAVIDGCNKFRVFWKIVFPLLKPVTVTVMILDMIWIWNDFLLPSLVLSDKQLRTIPLSTASFFGQFTIQWNMAMAGLLLAILPIIVFYIAAQKYIIKGVASGAVK, from the coding sequence ATGAAAAAAATAATGCGAATAGTTGCAGAAATAGGATTTATTCTTCTATGCATGGTTTACTTATCTCCAGTGTATATTGTGGTTACCAATGCGTTTAAAAATAGAGCTGAGCTATATGAAAATATGCTGGCGCTCCCACATAGTCTAGACTTTGTCTATTTTGTGGAAGCCATGGAAAAAATGCATATTGTACAAGCATTCAAGAATTCATTTATCGTGACGTCAACATCGCTTTTTGTTATTGTCATATTGGCATCAATGGCGGCGTGGATGATTGTACGTGTGGATAATATCGTGAGTAAAGTTTTGTTCATGGTTTTTGTGGCGACAATGCTGATTCCGTTTCAAACATTAATGATGCCACTGATGCAAGTGATGAGTTCATTGTCTCAAAAAACAGGGCTGCCATTTATCAATTCCTTATTTGGCCTTGTCTATATGAACCTTGGTTTTGGTGCAAGTATGGCTGTATTTTTGTATCACGGGTTTATCAAAGCCATACCTCGGTCTCTTGAAGAAGCCGCAGTGATTGATGGATGCAACAAGTTCCGTGTTTTTTGGAAAATTGTTTTTCCGTTGTTAAAACCTGTAACAGTGACCGTGATGATTCTTGATATGATTTGGATTTGGAATGACTTTTTATTGCCGTCACTAGTGCTTTCGGATAAACAATTGCGTACGATTCCATTATCAACGGCGTCATTTTTTGGACAATTTACAATTCAATGGAATATGGCGATGGCAGGGTTGTTGTTGGCCATTTTACCAATTATTGTATTTTATATAGCAGCACAAAAATATATTATTAAAGGCGTCGCTTCAGGGGCCGTAAAATAA
- a CDS encoding sugar ABC transporter permease, with the protein MRKKKDMLWYLLFVLPLTLVFISVVIVPFFMGIGYSFFSWDGMPLNPKIFVGLDNYLKLFSDQRFLTSAGHTLYYTVLAVVIINILGFSFALIVTSKLKLRNLGRTMLFMPYLIGGLILGYIWKFIFSDMLRSVGEMTGLTHIFFNWLTDPDLALVAIVIVSTWQMAGYVMIIYITGIQSIPEDVIEAGKVDGAGFWHLLLHIKLPMIMQSITICLFLTLSMSFKIFDVNFSLTGGGPNNATEMFAMNIYNEIFSLNNYGYGQAKAMIFFLSVAVITLVQVAITKKREVSM; encoded by the coding sequence ATGAGAAAGAAAAAAGATATGTTGTGGTATTTACTGTTTGTATTACCCCTAACACTAGTTTTTATTAGTGTTGTTATTGTTCCTTTTTTTATGGGGATCGGGTACTCGTTTTTTTCCTGGGATGGGATGCCGCTAAACCCCAAAATATTTGTAGGACTAGACAATTATCTGAAATTATTTAGTGACCAGCGTTTTTTGACGTCAGCGGGACATACATTATATTATACAGTTTTAGCGGTTGTTATAATTAACATTTTAGGATTTAGTTTTGCACTCATCGTTACCAGTAAGTTGAAATTAAGAAACTTAGGACGTACGATGCTTTTTATGCCATATCTTATTGGGGGCTTGATTTTAGGATATATTTGGAAATTTATTTTTTCAGATATGTTGCGTTCTGTAGGCGAGATGACAGGACTGACCCATATATTTTTTAATTGGCTGACGGACCCTGACTTGGCCTTGGTTGCCATTGTAATTGTCTCTACTTGGCAAATGGCAGGCTATGTGATGATTATCTATATTACAGGAATACAATCCATTCCAGAGGATGTCATTGAAGCCGGAAAAGTGGATGGTGCAGGTTTTTGGCACTTGTTGTTGCATATCAAGCTACCGATGATTATGCAATCCATTACAATTTGTCTGTTTTTAACCTTATCAATGAGTTTTAAAATATTTGACGTTAACTTTTCCTTAACTGGTGGAGGCCCCAACAATGCTACGGAAATGTTTGCTATGAATATTTATAATGAAATATTTTCATTGAATAATTATGGCTATGGACAAGCAAAAGCGATGATATTTTTCCTAAGTGTTGCGGTCATCACATTAGTCCAAGTTGCCATCACTAAAAAAAGAGAGGTGTCCATGTAA
- a CDS encoding ABC transporter substrate-binding protein, with the protein MKTKRGVSHLIAVLLVMSMLLTACANTSDSDGGKDGGEPASTSESSETDATKDADAESVDKIVVFQSKVEIIDQLEALAKEYEQETGVEVEVWGTTGDDYLQQLRIRLSNNQGPTVFSLAPGSESIELTPYLADLSDISFADDIAEGMADVIDGKLVGVPYTVEGFGVVYNKSMIEPTVVKDIDAFEAMLIEKQAEGLNGFSLSQESYFMIGHILNTPFALVEDPQAFTEQLIAGEVTMNDYNEFVEFAKLMVDVRENTVSPLDVNYDIQTGDFATGKTASIHQGNWVYGMFADYDLDFEMGMMPLPIAGNDKIAVSVPSSWYVNSQAAPEEIQAGQAFLEWLYTSENGQRYLSEEFGFIPILKSVDNADLDPLSAEVARYTAEGKTISWPMSTYWPAGIVDVYLVPVAEEFFTTDMSAEELLTKLTEAFVEAGK; encoded by the coding sequence ATGAAAACAAAAAGAGGAGTTAGTCACTTAATTGCAGTATTATTGGTTATGAGTATGTTGCTTACAGCATGCGCGAATACATCGGATAGCGATGGAGGTAAGGATGGCGGTGAGCCAGCAAGTACGTCTGAAAGTTCAGAGACAGATGCGACAAAGGATGCAGATGCAGAGTCAGTGGATAAGATTGTGGTCTTTCAATCCAAAGTAGAAATTATTGATCAACTTGAGGCGCTAGCAAAGGAATATGAGCAAGAGACAGGTGTTGAAGTTGAAGTGTGGGGAACAACAGGAGATGATTATCTTCAACAGTTAAGAATTCGATTAAGTAACAATCAAGGACCCACAGTTTTTAGTTTGGCACCGGGATCGGAATCTATAGAATTAACACCATACTTGGCAGATTTAAGTGATATTTCTTTTGCAGATGATATTGCAGAGGGCATGGCAGATGTTATTGATGGAAAACTTGTAGGTGTTCCTTATACAGTTGAAGGCTTTGGAGTCGTATATAATAAGTCTATGATTGAGCCTACAGTGGTTAAAGATATTGATGCTTTTGAAGCCATGTTAATAGAAAAGCAAGCAGAAGGGCTTAATGGATTTAGCCTATCTCAAGAAAGCTATTTTATGATTGGTCATATTTTAAATACACCCTTTGCACTTGTTGAAGACCCACAAGCTTTTACAGAGCAATTGATTGCAGGTGAAGTTACCATGAATGACTACAATGAGTTTGTTGAATTTGCAAAATTAATGGTAGATGTTCGTGAAAATACAGTGAGTCCGTTGGATGTTAATTATGATATACAAACAGGTGATTTTGCTACAGGTAAAACAGCATCAATTCACCAAGGTAACTGGGTATATGGAATGTTTGCTGATTATGATCTTGACTTTGAAATGGGTATGATGCCATTGCCGATTGCAGGTAATGATAAGATTGCAGTTAGTGTACCATCAAGCTGGTACGTTAACTCTCAGGCGGCACCTGAAGAGATTCAAGCAGGACAGGCATTTCTTGAATGGTTATATACCAGTGAAAATGGACAAAGATATTTAAGCGAAGAGTTTGGGTTCATTCCGATTCTAAAATCTGTTGATAACGCAGATCTTGATCCACTTTCAGCGGAAGTAGCACGATATACAGCAGAAGGAAAAACAATATCTTGGCCAATGTCAACATATTGGCCAGCTGGAATTGTTGATGTCTATCTCGTTCCGGTCGCAGAAGAATTCTTTACAACAGATATGAGTGCAGAGGAGTTATTAACAAAACTAACGGAAGCTTTTGTTGAAGCGGGTAAGTAA
- a CDS encoding LacI family DNA-binding transcriptional regulator, producing MSGIKDVAKKAGVSISTVSNVLNGRKNVGKETRERVLNICKELNYYPNSAGRALKSGKSNVLLFNFGDFDRSFYLKIIHGMSDCVNDYDYDLAIITEKSCEKFMRSNMSAGSIVLDEKIPDELLISVASRKYPIVVLDRKIDNPNIKSVIIDNYNPMKKLVQGLVDKGYKKFAFIAGPEHTLDTIERYKAFRDVLELNAIEFSENYYYAGNYREKSGYLAAKIFILSQELPEVFVCANDNMALGAIKALEENGHRVPQDVAVTGFDNEQSAQIMGLTTVDIPKYELGFIAAKYLIEYIKGKKQMHDILVEAKVIWRETTPDRK from the coding sequence ATGAGTGGAATAAAGGATGTGGCAAAAAAAGCAGGTGTATCAATTTCTACAGTTTCAAATGTATTAAACGGACGAAAAAATGTAGGTAAAGAAACACGAGAACGTGTTTTAAACATTTGTAAAGAGCTAAATTATTATCCTAACAGTGCCGGACGAGCTTTAAAATCAGGGAAAAGTAATGTGCTGTTATTTAATTTTGGCGATTTTGACCGAAGCTTTTATTTGAAAATCATTCATGGAATGAGTGATTGTGTCAATGATTATGATTATGATCTTGCAATCATCACAGAAAAATCATGTGAAAAATTTATGCGTAGCAACATGAGTGCAGGTAGTATCGTTCTAGACGAAAAAATTCCTGATGAACTATTAATTAGCGTTGCCAGTCGAAAATATCCAATTGTTGTGTTAGATCGCAAAATCGATAATCCAAATATAAAAAGTGTTATTATCGACAACTATAATCCGATGAAAAAACTAGTTCAAGGTCTTGTCGACAAAGGCTATAAAAAATTTGCGTTTATTGCGGGACCGGAACATACACTGGATACAATTGAGCGTTACAAAGCTTTTCGGGATGTGCTTGAACTCAATGCCATTGAATTTAGTGAAAACTACTATTATGCTGGGAATTACCGGGAAAAAAGTGGATATCTGGCAGCTAAGATTTTTATCTTAAGCCAAGAGCTTCCAGAAGTCTTTGTGTGTGCAAATGACAATATGGCGCTTGGTGCAATCAAAGCCTTAGAAGAAAATGGACATCGTGTCCCTCAAGATGTTGCAGTTACAGGATTTGATAATGAACAATCTGCCCAAATTATGGGGCTTACTACTGTGGATATTCCTAAGTATGAGCTTGGGTTTATCGCAGCAAAGTATTTGATTGAATATATAAAAGGAAAAAAACAGATGCATGATATTTTGGTAGAGGCAAAAGTTATTTGGCGAGAGACGACACCGGATCGAAAGTAA
- a CDS encoding DUF1846 domain-containing protein — MKKGFDPKKYLEEQSKYILERVDNYDKLYLEFGGKLLFDMHAKRVLPGYDENAKLELLKKLRDKLEIIICLYAGDLERNKIRSDFGISYDMDVYKLIDDLRSQNLLVNSVVITRYDNQPSANVFINKLAQKGIKVYKHQSTKGYPTDIDTIVSEEGYGQNPYIETSKPIIAVTGPGPGSGKLATCLSQLYHENKMGNRIGYSKFETFPVWNLALKHPVNIAYEAATADLKDVNMLDSFHIEAYNEVAVNYNRDMETFPVLKRIIEKITGVDSHYQSPTDMGVNCIASGIVDDEIVREASRQEIIRRYFKTSCEYKKGLTDQETLDRIKLIMDEMKIKITDRAVVEPAWRYLEELDTSHPEQSSHHVVSIELCKGHIVTGRTSDIMDASAAAILNAVKHYAKIEDDVHLLAPAILDPIIRLKKENLGNHFPILNSEEVLLALSISAAFNPIAQVALDNLYKLKNCQAHSTSILSANNESTYRKLELEFTCDPAFSSDSLFYNN, encoded by the coding sequence ATGAAAAAAGGTTTCGACCCCAAAAAATATTTAGAAGAACAATCCAAATATATTCTAGAACGTGTGGACAATTATGATAAACTATATCTTGAATTTGGCGGCAAATTACTCTTTGATATGCATGCGAAACGTGTGTTGCCCGGCTATGATGAAAATGCAAAGCTTGAACTTTTAAAAAAATTACGTGATAAGCTAGAAATCATCATCTGTCTCTATGCTGGCGACCTTGAACGTAACAAAATCCGCAGCGATTTTGGAATTTCGTATGATATGGACGTCTATAAGCTTATTGATGACTTACGTTCACAAAATCTTCTTGTCAATAGCGTAGTCATCACGCGCTATGATAATCAACCTTCTGCCAACGTCTTTATCAATAAACTGGCACAAAAAGGCATCAAAGTCTATAAACATCAATCAACAAAAGGCTATCCTACAGATATCGACACTATTGTCAGTGAAGAAGGCTACGGTCAAAACCCATACATCGAAACGTCTAAGCCTATTATTGCCGTTACCGGACCTGGCCCTGGTAGTGGAAAACTTGCCACATGCCTTAGCCAACTCTATCATGAAAACAAGATGGGTAATCGTATTGGCTACTCGAAGTTTGAGACCTTCCCCGTATGGAACCTGGCACTAAAGCATCCGGTCAACATCGCTTATGAAGCTGCTACTGCTGATTTAAAAGACGTGAATATGCTGGACTCTTTTCACATTGAAGCCTATAACGAAGTAGCTGTCAATTATAATCGCGATATGGAAACCTTCCCTGTGCTTAAGCGCATTATCGAAAAAATAACCGGTGTAGATTCACACTATCAATCACCAACGGATATGGGTGTCAATTGTATTGCAAGCGGTATAGTGGATGATGAAATCGTACGAGAGGCTTCACGCCAAGAAATTATTCGCCGATACTTTAAAACAAGTTGCGAATATAAGAAAGGCTTAACCGATCAGGAGACACTTGATCGCATTAAATTAATCATGGATGAGATGAAGATTAAGATTACTGACCGCGCTGTCGTTGAACCGGCTTGGAGATATCTTGAAGAACTAGACACTTCACATCCAGAGCAATCTTCCCATCACGTCGTCTCCATCGAACTGTGTAAGGGTCACATCGTTACCGGTAGAACCAGTGATATCATGGACGCCTCAGCAGCCGCCATCCTTAATGCTGTCAAACATTATGCAAAGATTGAAGATGATGTCCATCTCCTTGCACCTGCTATTTTAGATCCGATTATTCGTCTCAAAAAAGAGAATCTGGGCAACCATTTTCCAATCCTTAACAGCGAGGAAGTCCTTCTTGCTCTAAGTATTAGCGCCGCTTTTAACCCGATTGCTCAAGTGGCTCTTGATAATTTGTATAAACTTAAAAACTGTCAAGCCCACTCCACAAGTATACTTAGTGCCAATAATGAAAGTACCTACCGCAAGCTAGAACTGGAATTCACCTGTGATCCGGCCTTCTCCTCCGATAGTTTATTCTACAACAACTAA